A stretch of DNA from Acidobacteriota bacterium:
CACGGACGATCTTTGGAAGACCTATCAGATGGGAGCTGAGGAAGTGCATGCGCTGCGCGGCGTTTCGTTCGACGTGCAGCGCGGCGAGTATCTTGCGATCATGGGCCCGTCCGGATCAGGCAAGTCGACTCTGATGAATCTGATCGGCTGCCTCGACACGCCGACTTCGGGGCAATACTTTCTCAACACCAAGCTAGTATCCGAGATGGATGACGACGAGCTCGCTCACATCAGGAACAAAGAGATCGGATTCGTATTTCAGACTTTCAATCTGCTGCCGCGCGCGACCGCCCTGCATAACGTCGAGCTACCGCTGATCTACAACGGCACGCCGCGAAGCCAGCGAATCGAGATGGCTAAGTTGGCTCTTCAACGTGTCGACCTCACCGACCGGATGAATCACAAGCCTAACGAGCTGTCGGGCGGTCAGCGCCAGCGCGTAGCGATCGCGCGCGCGTTGGTGAACAATCCGTCGATCCTGCTGGCCGACGAGCCGACCGGAAACCTCGACTCGCAAACATCGCACGAGATCATGCGCTTTTTCGATGAGCTTCATCTCCAGGGCAATACCATCATCCTGGTCACCCACGAACACGACATCGCCGAGCACGCTCATCGAGTGCTCCACATCCTCGACGGCCGCATCAATCTGGACGAGCGAAGGTAAAGGTCACTCGATCCTTAGCTCTGCTGTTGCGAGAAGAAGCCTAGCCTGATTTTCGCCTAGGCTTTCTCGTACGCGCAGCCCGACTCTTCTTTTGCTTTGGCGTATCAAGTCAACTTCCCAGACCTTCAGAAGCTCGCGATAGCCCTCCTCGATCGACTCTGTAAAGTCCACTATCTGGAAACTGGACAGTGTCCAGGAAAGTTTCTCGTACTTGCACTTCTTGTAAAGCACCGGGGCGATCTTGTCTCTGTAGCGACGCTGGTTTAGGGCAAAGAGCAATTCGTTCTTCACCCACATCGAATCAACGGCGCCTGGCGAGAGGATGATGACAAACCACGTACATCTTGCCAGTGCGCGGCCAATTGCGTCGTGCCATTGCCGCGCTCCACGAATATGAGTCTTGCTGTACCACACGGGGATACCATGGCGCCGCAACACTTCGGCCAGTTCAGTAGCAAACTTGCGGTCCTGGCTCGAGTGAGAAAGGAAGACTTCTCTTTGGGGCATAGTCTCCTCCCAAAGAATCGCTCTCTCTTGAGCTTAACCGGCCAATGCACAAAAAGATGGGACCGGCGTCACATGTACCTGTTGTGGGTCGAATCGGTTGTCGCGCACGCTTCACGCAGCTTGTGCGAGTCTTTGGGCGATTTGTTGGATTGCCTTCCTCTGGTTCCCATGCTCCGGGACGCTGATAGTCTGCAGTCTCCAGAGGATCCAAGGAACGCTGTTTCTTTGGATCTTATCCGGTGAACCGACGATGACTGGGATCAGACGGTTCT
This window harbors:
- a CDS encoding ABC transporter ATP-binding protein; the protein is MGAEEVHALRGVSFDVQRGEYLAIMGPSGSGKSTLMNLIGCLDTPTSGQYFLNTKLVSEMDDDELAHIRNKEIGFVFQTFNLLPRATALHNVELPLIYNGTPRSQRIEMAKLALQRVDLTDRMNHKPNELSGGQRQRVAIARALVNNPSILLADEPTGNLDSQTSHEIMRFFDELHLQGNTIILVTHEHDIAEHAHRVLHILDGRINLDERR
- a CDS encoding toll/interleukin-1 receptor domain-containing protein, translating into MPQREVFLSHSSQDRKFATELAEVLRRHGIPVWYSKTHIRGARQWHDAIGRALARCTWFVIILSPGAVDSMWVKNELLFALNQRRYRDKIAPVLYKKCKYEKLSWTLSSFQIVDFTESIEEGYRELLKVWEVDLIRQSKRRVGLRVRESLGENQARLLLATAELRIE